The Halanaerobiales bacterium genome window below encodes:
- the fmt gene encoding methionyl-tRNA formyltransferase — MDIIFMGSPDFAVDSLERLNNSDKINIKAVISQPDRKKGRGHKSQPTPVKKKALKNDLNVLTAADVNKDKFINKIKSYNPDAIVVVAFGQKLKKEILNFPDYGCINLHASLLPKYRGSSPIHQAIINGDKKTGVTTMFMDEELDKGDIIYQKEIDIDYEDTVGVLHDKLASQGADLLLETLIDLEKGKAPRKEQDHNKASYAFKIDKTLGRIDWSKDAQKIYDLVRGVNPWPGAYTKLDDKIIKIWKVSIIEKDFNKKEIGEIIKSNVDDGIIVQTGKGYIRIDVLQVPGKKRMKTENYLRGNSIQVRKKFL, encoded by the coding sequence ATGGATATAATTTTTATGGGTAGTCCTGATTTTGCAGTAGATAGTTTGGAAAGACTAAATAATAGTGATAAAATTAATATAAAAGCAGTGATTTCTCAGCCAGATCGTAAAAAAGGTAGAGGTCATAAAAGTCAACCAACCCCTGTTAAGAAAAAAGCTCTTAAAAATGATTTAAATGTCCTTACAGCTGCTGATGTCAATAAAGATAAATTTATAAATAAAATAAAAAGTTATAACCCAGATGCAATAGTAGTTGTGGCCTTTGGTCAAAAATTAAAAAAAGAAATATTAAATTTCCCTGATTATGGTTGTATTAATTTGCATGCCTCTCTTTTACCTAAATATAGAGGCTCGAGCCCTATCCATCAGGCAATTATCAACGGAGATAAAAAAACTGGTGTAACTACTATGTTTATGGATGAAGAATTAGATAAGGGAGATATAATTTATCAAAAAGAAATTGATATAGATTATGAAGACACTGTTGGTGTTTTACATGATAAATTGGCTTCTCAAGGTGCTGATTTGTTATTAGAAACACTTATAGATCTTGAAAAAGGTAAAGCTCCAAGAAAAGAACAGGATCATAATAAAGCTTCATATGCATTTAAAATTGATAAAACTTTAGGAAGAATAGATTGGTCTAAAGATGCTCAAAAAATTTATGATCTGGTTAGAGGAGTTAACCCCTGGCCAGGAGCTTATACAAAACTCGATGATAAAATAATAAAGATTTGGAAAGTTAGTATAATAGAAAAAGATTTTAATAAAAAAGAAATTGGAGAGATTATTAAATCTAATGTTGACGATGGTATAATTGTCCAAACCGGAAAAGGTTATATAAGAATAGATGTTTTACAGGTACCAGGTAAAAAACGAATGAAAACTGAAAATTATTTAAGAGGTAACTCTATACAAGTAAGAAAAAAATTTCTTTAG
- the def gene encoding peptide deformylase gives MAIMNIRKIGDPVLRSKAKEVEKISQKTIDLIENMSNTMYEADGIGLAAPQVGVLQRLFIVDIGNGLIEVINPKIIEENGQTIMEEGCLSIPDETGAVVRAKEIVMEGYNKEGKKIKIEADGLLARALQHEYDHLEGNLFTDRVIDEEKLEKEINE, from the coding sequence ATGGCAATAATGAATATTCGTAAGATTGGAGATCCTGTTTTACGAAGTAAAGCAAAAGAAGTAGAAAAAATATCTCAAAAAACTATAGATTTAATAGAAAATATGAGTAATACAATGTATGAAGCTGATGGAATTGGACTTGCCGCTCCTCAGGTTGGAGTTTTGCAAAGGTTATTTATTGTAGATATTGGTAATGGTTTAATAGAAGTTATTAATCCAAAAATCATTGAAGAAAATGGTCAAACAATAATGGAAGAAGGATGTCTTAGCATACCAGATGAAACCGGAGCTGTAGTTCGAGCAAAAGAGATAGTTATGGAAGGTTATAATAAAGAAGGAAAAAAAATAAAAATTGAAGCTGATGGTCTTTTAGCAAGAGCATTACAACATGAATATGATCATTTAGAAGGAAATCTTTTTACTGATAGGGTAATAGATGAAGAAAAATTAGAAAAAGAAATTAATGAATAA
- the priA gene encoding primosomal protein N' has protein sequence MKLIEVLVMKKMTKYAKVVVNVPFIERNKFFDYKIPEKYFDEIEIGNLVLVPFGKRSIKAFIISFKNNVEIEDSKLKEIKKIYKKESFFTQKDLKLYQWMADYYSLNLISVIRAAIPAGVLNNNINKKKNKYIRLNREVDEIRKIIKDIEKKAPKQKEVLKFLLENQNKDYIKTELAKKAGTYPGTVNRLIEKGYIRSEEKIKRRKPYMEKKDSEEKSFEANKYQKKAINEIKDNFFNSDFSQTYLLHGVTGSGKTEVYLQLVEKLLKENQGAIILVPEISLAPVMVRRFYSRFGDKIAVLHSNLSPGERYDEWLRLKNGKAKIAIGARSAIFAPVQNLGMIIIDEEHENSYKQGTYPYYHAREVGVKRAKILGIPLVLGSATPSLKSYYFAQKNYFKYLSLPERINKRDMPPVEIIDMRDEMKEGNLSIFSQKLKNNIEDALKRNEQILLFLNRRGYSSFALCRECGHVLRCENCDISLTYHNQENLLKCHYCDYQQEIPRFCPECGSEYIKKFGIGTEKLEEEVKKYFPEAEVDRMDIDTTTKKGAHRKILKKLEKNKTDILIGTQMITKGHDYPGISVVGVITADTILNLPDFRSAERTFQLITQVAGRTGRGDIKGEVIVQTYTPGHYSIQAARKHDYQKFYNKEIKLRNQLNYPPFSKLINIIIEGKKNEKVIRGANDLGSFFDNYQSEILELLGPSPAPIEKLRGKYRWQIILKFSKYNKRKHILDEIKEKFLPYKLKSVKFNIDVDPISML, from the coding sequence ATGAAATTAATAGAAGTACTGGTGATGAAGAAAATGACTAAATATGCTAAGGTTGTAGTAAATGTACCATTTATAGAAAGAAATAAATTTTTTGATTATAAAATACCAGAGAAATATTTTGATGAAATTGAAATTGGTAATTTAGTTTTAGTTCCTTTTGGAAAAAGAAGTATAAAAGCCTTTATAATATCTTTTAAAAATAATGTGGAAATTGAAGATAGTAAATTAAAAGAAATAAAGAAAATCTATAAAAAAGAGAGTTTTTTTACTCAGAAAGATCTAAAATTATATCAGTGGATGGCAGATTATTATAGTTTGAATTTAATATCTGTAATTAGAGCGGCAATTCCTGCTGGAGTTTTGAATAATAATATAAATAAAAAGAAAAATAAATATATAAGATTAAATCGTGAAGTTGATGAAATCAGAAAAATAATTAAAGATATCGAAAAAAAAGCACCAAAACAAAAAGAAGTGCTAAAATTTCTTTTAGAAAATCAAAATAAAGATTATATTAAAACAGAATTAGCTAAAAAAGCCGGAACTTATCCTGGTACAGTAAATAGATTAATAGAGAAAGGATATATAAGATCAGAAGAAAAAATAAAAAGAAGAAAGCCTTATATGGAAAAAAAAGATAGTGAAGAAAAAAGTTTTGAAGCTAATAAGTATCAAAAAAAAGCAATTAATGAAATAAAAGATAATTTTTTTAATTCAGATTTTTCACAAACGTATTTGTTACATGGAGTTACTGGGAGTGGAAAAACTGAAGTATATTTACAATTAGTAGAAAAATTATTAAAAGAAAATCAGGGAGCAATTATTTTGGTTCCCGAAATTTCACTGGCACCTGTTATGGTAAGGAGATTTTATAGTAGATTTGGAGATAAGATTGCTGTTTTACACAGCAATCTTTCTCCTGGAGAGAGATATGATGAATGGTTAAGATTAAAAAATGGGAAGGCAAAGATTGCTATTGGAGCGAGATCTGCCATATTTGCTCCTGTTCAAAATTTGGGCATGATTATTATTGATGAAGAACATGAAAATTCCTATAAACAGGGAACTTATCCCTATTATCATGCTCGTGAAGTAGGAGTGAAAAGAGCTAAAATTCTTGGTATACCTCTTGTTTTAGGTAGTGCTACACCTTCGTTAAAAAGTTATTATTTTGCACAAAAAAATTATTTTAAATATTTATCCTTACCAGAAAGAATTAATAAAAGAGATATGCCTCCAGTTGAAATTATTGATATGAGAGATGAAATGAAAGAAGGAAATTTATCAATTTTTAGTCAAAAATTAAAAAACAATATAGAGGATGCTTTAAAAAGAAATGAACAAATATTACTCTTTTTGAATAGAAGAGGATATTCCAGTTTTGCATTATGTAGAGAATGTGGACATGTTTTACGCTGTGAGAACTGTGATATTTCACTGACCTATCATAACCAGGAAAATTTATTGAAATGTCATTATTGTGATTATCAACAGGAAATTCCACGATTTTGTCCTGAGTGTGGTAGTGAATATATAAAAAAATTTGGGATAGGTACAGAAAAATTAGAAGAAGAAGTAAAAAAATATTTTCCAGAAGCTGAAGTAGATAGGATGGATATTGATACAACAACCAAAAAAGGAGCACATAGGAAAATATTAAAAAAATTGGAAAAAAACAAAACAGATATTTTAATTGGGACCCAAATGATTACTAAAGGACATGATTACCCAGGGATTTCTGTAGTTGGAGTTATTACTGCTGATACTATTTTGAATTTACCTGATTTTCGTTCAGCTGAAAGAACATTTCAATTAATAACTCAGGTTGCAGGTAGAACAGGTAGAGGTGATATTAAAGGAGAAGTAATAGTTCAAACTTACACTCCAGGACATTATAGTATTCAAGCAGCCAGAAAACATGATTATCAAAAATTTTACAATAAAGAAATTAAGTTAAGAAATCAATTGAATTATCCTCCTTTTTCTAAATTAATTAATATAATTATTGAAGGTAAAAAAAATGAAAAAGTTATAAGAGGAGCAAATGATTTAGGCAGTTTTTTTGATAATTATCAAAGTGAAATTTTGGAGCTATTAGGTCCTTCTCCTGCTCCTATTGAAAAATTAAGAGGAAAATATCGCTGGCAAATAATATTAAAATTTTCAAAATATAATAAAAGAAAACATATATTAGATGAAATAAAAGAAAAATTTTTACCATATAAATTGAAAAGTGTTAAGTTTAATATTGATGTAGATCCTATTTCAATGTTATAA
- a CDS encoding lysylphosphatidylglycerol synthase transmembrane domain-containing protein gives MPKAKTIDKQTIIKGLRFTVIVSLLFSAGIIFYTIDLEALDKLIDKIKYRYLLYMLLVMMTNWLFAGLRLKLLVTTIGDTISLMDSIVVYLGGSFVSFVTPFASGGGPYQVYFLHKKGVNVGKSSTVIVIQFVLRLFFFGTLTPIFFLFFNNQISAGAVPNYIFYFAFGLGMLISAGIIILTLIPEVMDKLISLILSINKLNKFLKNNYTAKKYLVKARKELNEFRESLLILSKNKFRLFVASIYTIIYWSLMFLIMPLILKGMGLEPDFYKAYIMQTIIYLIIPYMPTPGASGIAELGFASLFVAFIPKSIVGIVTFGWRLYTFYLILLVGGFIAIYEINRSTGDEEND, from the coding sequence ATGCCAAAAGCAAAGACTATTGATAAACAGACTATTATTAAAGGATTACGATTTACAGTAATTGTAAGTCTTCTTTTTTCAGCTGGTATTATTTTTTATACAATAGATTTAGAAGCACTTGACAAATTAATTGATAAGATAAAATATAGATATTTGCTTTATATGTTACTGGTAATGATGACTAATTGGCTTTTTGCTGGTTTAAGATTAAAATTACTGGTTACAACTATTGGAGATACTATATCTCTTATGGATAGTATAGTAGTATATCTTGGAGGTTCATTTGTTTCTTTTGTTACTCCTTTTGCATCTGGTGGTGGACCATACCAGGTTTATTTTTTACACAAAAAAGGGGTAAATGTTGGTAAATCTTCGACAGTAATAGTTATTCAATTTGTTTTAAGATTATTTTTCTTTGGGACATTAACACCAATATTTTTCCTGTTTTTTAATAATCAAATTTCTGCCGGGGCTGTACCAAATTATATTTTTTATTTTGCCTTTGGTTTGGGAATGCTAATTTCAGCAGGAATAATTATATTAACTTTAATACCGGAAGTTATGGATAAGTTAATTTCCCTAATTTTGAGTATTAATAAACTAAATAAATTTTTAAAGAATAATTATACTGCCAAAAAATATTTAGTAAAAGCAAGAAAAGAGTTAAATGAATTTAGAGAATCCCTTTTGATTTTAAGTAAAAATAAATTTAGGTTATTTGTTGCTTCAATATATACGATAATATACTGGTCATTAATGTTTTTGATTATGCCTCTTATTTTGAAAGGAATGGGACTTGAACCCGATTTTTATAAAGCATATATTATGCAAACAATTATCTATTTAATTATACCTTATATGCCTACCCCAGGAGCAAGTGGTATTGCAGAGTTAGGGTTCGCTTCATTATTTGTTGCATTTATTCCAAAAAGTATAGTTGGGATTGTTACATTTGGCTGGAGATTGTATACTTTTTATTTGATATTACTTGTTGGTGGATTTATTGCTATTTATGAAATTAATAGAAGTACTGGTGATGAAGAAAATGACTAA
- the metK gene encoding methionine adenosyltransferase, whose amino-acid sequence MTKSYLFTSESVTEGHPDKVADQISDAVLDAVLAKDPDARVACETFVTTGLVLVSGEISTDCYVDITDIARQTILDIGYNRAKFGFDGETCGVLTALDEQSSDIAQGVDKALEVRESEDRENGELGAGDQGLMFGYACNETPELMPLPITLAHKLSKRLAEVRKKKIIPYLRPDGKTQVTVEYVDNVPVRVDKVLVSAQHHPDIGYKEIEKDIKNYVIKNVISEELIDENTKILINPTGRFVIGGPHGDSGLTGRKIIVDTYGGTARHGGGAFSGKDPTKVDRSATYAARYVAKNIVAAGLADRCEVQLSYAIGVAEPLSIMVETFGTGKISEEKLVKLVKDNFDLRPKKIIENLNLWNPIYQKTAKYGHFGRLDLDLPWEKTDKSDKLQKQAEKM is encoded by the coding sequence ATGACAAAAAGCTATCTTTTTACTTCGGAATCAGTAACTGAAGGACATCCGGACAAAGTTGCTGATCAAATTTCTGATGCTGTACTTGATGCTGTTTTGGCCAAAGACCCTGATGCAAGAGTTGCCTGTGAAACTTTTGTTACTACAGGACTTGTGTTAGTTTCAGGTGAAATTTCAACTGACTGTTATGTAGATATCACGGATATTGCCAGACAAACTATTCTTGATATTGGTTATAACAGAGCTAAATTTGGATTTGATGGTGAAACCTGTGGTGTTTTAACAGCTTTAGATGAGCAATCCAGTGATATTGCTCAAGGTGTAGATAAAGCATTAGAAGTTAGAGAAAGTGAAGATAGAGAGAATGGAGAATTAGGTGCTGGAGATCAGGGGCTTATGTTTGGTTATGCCTGTAATGAAACACCAGAACTAATGCCTTTACCTATAACATTAGCTCATAAATTATCAAAAAGGTTGGCTGAAGTTAGAAAGAAAAAAATAATTCCTTACTTAAGACCTGATGGTAAAACTCAGGTAACAGTAGAATATGTTGATAATGTGCCTGTTAGAGTTGATAAGGTTCTAGTTTCTGCCCAACACCATCCAGATATTGGATATAAAGAAATAGAGAAAGATATTAAAAATTATGTTATTAAAAATGTTATTTCAGAAGAATTAATAGATGAAAACACTAAAATTTTAATAAATCCAACTGGTAGATTTGTTATTGGAGGACCACATGGAGACAGTGGCTTAACAGGTAGAAAAATTATTGTTGATACATATGGAGGAACAGCCAGACATGGTGGAGGAGCTTTTTCTGGTAAAGATCCAACAAAAGTAGATCGTTCTGCTACTTATGCTGCTCGTTATGTAGCAAAAAATATTGTAGCAGCAGGTCTTGCCGATCGATGTGAAGTACAGCTCTCATATGCTATCGGGGTAGCTGAACCTCTTTCAATTATGGTGGAAACTTTTGGGACTGGTAAAATATCTGAAGAAAAACTTGTAAAATTAGTTAAAGATAATTTTGACTTAAGACCAAAAAAAATAATTGAGAATCTAAATTTATGGAATCCAATTTATCAGAAAACAGCAAAATATGGACATTTTGGACGGTTAGATTTAGATCTTCCCTGGGAAAAAACAGATAAAAGTGATAAACTCCAAAAACAGGCAGAAAAAATGTAA
- the lgt gene encoding prolipoprotein diacylglyceryl transferase codes for MDPIAINLGFLSVRWYGILIGSAVLLGFFLVIKESRKKGIDEEFFYDFIIFALPGAIIGARLYYVIFNWSYYKNDISAIINIRQGGLAIHGAIIGGLIVLWILVKKYQVNFWKVVDIIAPSLILGQAIGRWGNFINQEAYGKIVSSEYYNKFPGFIKQQMYIDGYYRQPTFLYESIWNLLIFIILIFLRRRKFIKDGDVFALYLILYSSARFFIEKMRTDSLIFEGIMVARLISLFMIFIGIIIIFLRHRNIS; via the coding sequence ATCGATCCAATAGCTATTAATCTCGGATTTTTATCTGTTCGCTGGTATGGTATTTTAATTGGAAGTGCAGTTTTATTAGGTTTTTTCCTGGTTATTAAAGAAAGTAGAAAAAAAGGAATTGATGAAGAGTTTTTTTATGACTTTATAATTTTTGCTCTTCCAGGAGCAATTATTGGAGCAAGATTGTATTATGTAATATTTAACTGGTCATATTATAAAAATGATATTTCAGCTATTATTAATATAAGACAGGGTGGACTTGCTATTCATGGTGCTATAATCGGTGGTCTAATTGTCTTATGGATTTTGGTTAAAAAATATCAGGTTAATTTTTGGAAAGTTGTAGATATTATTGCTCCTTCTTTAATATTAGGTCAGGCTATTGGCAGATGGGGAAATTTTATTAATCAAGAAGCATATGGTAAAATTGTCAGCTCAGAATATTACAATAAATTTCCTGGTTTTATTAAACAACAAATGTATATAGATGGTTATTATCGACAGCCTACTTTTTTATATGAATCTATCTGGAATTTATTAATATTTATAATTCTTATATTTTTAAGGAGAAGAAAATTCATCAAAGATGGTGATGTTTTTGCATTATATTTAATTTTATATTCCAGTGCTAGATTTTTTATTGAGAAAATGAGAACAGATAGCTTAATTTTTGAAGGAATAATGGTAGCCAGATTAATAAGTCTTTTTATGATATTTATTGGAATAATAATAATATTTTTAAGGCATAGAAATATTTCATAG
- the coaBC gene encoding bifunctional phosphopantothenoylcysteine decarboxylase/phosphopantothenate--cysteine ligase CoaBC, which produces MDKNIVLGISGGVAAYKMVEVASRLIKLGANVDVIMTESATEFIKPLTFRSITHRPVESNLFSPPESFEVKHISLAKKADLFLIAPATANIIGKIANGIADDLLTTIITATQAPVLISPAMNVNMYNNPIVQDNMDYLQEKGYNIINSPSGYLACGDVGEGRLPEPYQLVENIKKELTKKDFKNKKILITAGPTREAIDPVRFISNYSSGKMGYELARMASYRGADVTLVSGPSQLEKPLGVNLIKVKTAEEMKDAVINRSQEQDIIIKAAAVSDLKPKKYNKNKLKKKDNDITSIEVESTPDILAELGKNKPAGQILVGFAAESEYLIKNSLKKLKDKNLDMIIANDITRDDAGFQSDKNEVEILTKNTKKSLTLMEKIEIADTILDNLKNI; this is translated from the coding sequence ATGGATAAAAATATAGTTTTAGGAATTAGTGGAGGGGTTGCGGCATATAAGATGGTAGAAGTTGCAAGCCGTCTTATTAAATTAGGAGCAAATGTAGATGTTATTATGACAGAGTCTGCTACTGAATTTATTAAACCTCTTACTTTTAGATCAATAACCCACAGACCTGTCGAAAGCAATTTATTTAGTCCTCCAGAAAGTTTTGAAGTTAAACATATTTCGCTTGCTAAAAAAGCTGATTTATTTCTTATTGCTCCAGCCACTGCTAATATTATTGGTAAAATTGCTAATGGTATTGCTGATGATTTACTAACAACCATTATTACGGCAACTCAGGCTCCAGTTCTAATTTCGCCAGCAATGAATGTTAATATGTATAATAATCCAATAGTACAGGATAATATGGACTATTTACAGGAAAAAGGTTATAATATTATAAATTCACCATCAGGTTATTTAGCCTGTGGAGATGTTGGTGAAGGTCGATTGCCAGAACCATATCAACTGGTTGAAAATATAAAAAAAGAATTGACAAAAAAAGATTTTAAAAATAAAAAAATATTAATAACTGCCGGTCCAACGCGAGAAGCTATTGATCCGGTACGTTTTATTTCTAACTATTCAAGTGGAAAGATGGGTTATGAATTGGCTAGAATGGCCAGTTATCGAGGAGCAGATGTAACATTAGTCAGTGGTCCCAGTCAGTTAGAAAAACCTTTAGGAGTAAATTTAATTAAAGTAAAAACTGCAGAAGAAATGAAAGATGCAGTAATTAATCGTTCTCAGGAACAGGATATAATAATCAAAGCTGCTGCGGTATCAGATTTAAAACCAAAAAAATACAATAAAAATAAATTGAAAAAGAAAGATAATGATATTACAAGTATTGAGGTGGAATCCACTCCTGATATTTTAGCTGAATTAGGCAAAAATAAACCTGCAGGTCAAATTTTGGTTGGATTTGCTGCTGAAAGTGAATATCTTATAAAAAATTCATTAAAAAAATTAAAAGATAAAAATCTTGATATGATAATAGCCAATGATATAACCAGAGATGATGCTGGATTTCAAAGTGATAAAAATGAAGTTGAAATTTTAACCAAAAATACAAAAAAGTCTTTAACCCTTATGGAAAAAATAGAAATAGCAGATACTATTTTGGATAATTTGAAAAATATATAA
- the rpoZ gene encoding DNA-directed RNA polymerase subunit omega — translation MVTDVTIESLKEKADSTYTLIILAAKRARHLNLGGQELLDEYKGVKPVSKSLEEIQKGKITYRKNSADSIK, via the coding sequence ATGGTTACAGATGTAACAATTGAATCTTTAAAAGAAAAAGCTGATAGTACTTATACTTTAATAATCCTAGCTGCTAAAAGAGCCAGACATTTAAATCTGGGAGGACAGGAATTACTTGATGAATATAAAGGAGTAAAACCTGTATCAAAAAGTTTAGAGGAAATCCAAAAAGGTAAAATAACTTATAGAAAAAATAGTGCCGATAGTATAAAATAA
- the gmk gene encoding guanylate kinase, whose amino-acid sequence MSKGILFVLSGPSGVGKGTVLEALMKNFKEVEYSVSATTRERRPGEIDGEDYFFISEERFKELKKNDKFIESAKVHNNYYGTPKKYVDRTLAEGKDIILEIDIQGAKQVKEKYPNAVFIFLKPPSIEELKNRLQKRNTENDKTKKVRLKNAKTEIQEISEYDYTILNDEVENAVSELKRVILKEQNKKGS is encoded by the coding sequence ATGAGCAAAGGAATATTATTTGTTCTTTCAGGGCCCTCTGGAGTAGGTAAGGGAACTGTATTGGAAGCTTTAATGAAAAATTTTAAGGAAGTAGAATATTCTGTTTCTGCTACAACCAGAGAAAGACGTCCAGGAGAGATAGATGGAGAAGATTATTTTTTTATTTCTGAGGAAAGATTTAAAGAATTAAAAAAGAATGATAAATTTATTGAAAGTGCTAAAGTACATAATAATTATTATGGTACCCCAAAAAAATATGTTGATAGAACTTTAGCTGAAGGCAAAGATATAATATTAGAGATAGATATTCAGGGAGCAAAACAGGTAAAAGAAAAATATCCTAATGCAGTTTTCATTTTTTTGAAACCACCTTCTATTGAAGAATTAAAAAATAGATTACAAAAGAGAAATACAGAAAATGATAAAACCAAGAAGGTTCGTTTGAAAAATGCTAAAACTGAAATTCAAGAAATTAGTGAATATGATTATACTATTTTAAATGATGAAGTTGAAAATGCAGTTTCAGAACTAAAAAGGGTAATATTAAAAGAACAAAATAAAAAAGGGAGTTGA
- a CDS encoding DUF370 domain-containing protein — translation MDVNLINIGFGNIVAGNRVIAVVSPESAPIKRIVQEARERGMLIDATYGRRTRAVIITDSDHVVLSAIQPETVSHRLDDKE, via the coding sequence ATGGATGTAAATTTGATAAATATTGGTTTTGGAAATATTGTTGCCGGGAATAGAGTAATTGCAGTAGTAAGTCCGGAGTCAGCTCCAATAAAAAGAATAGTACAGGAAGCTAGAGAAAGAGGTATGTTAATAGATGCCACTTATGGACGTAGAACAAGAGCAGTTATAATTACAGATAGTGATCATGTTGTATTGTCTGCTATTCAACCAGAAACAGTTTCTCATAGATTAGATGATAAAGAATAA